One segment of Gadus chalcogrammus isolate NIFS_2021 chromosome 8, NIFS_Gcha_1.0, whole genome shotgun sequence DNA contains the following:
- the LOC130387123 gene encoding uncharacterized protein LOC130387123, with protein sequence MTIGISPRLQKSQEHQQKKKTIPNSELTTVTALPVAPPLFRSSHAAYSEPGRRHCGELTGPTFILPPPPQHPATFFNSIDAELTTVTALPVAPPLFRSSHAELTSQTTTPPSTSPTSLPVPPQQDFYRLVLQHLRTIEEELKEVKQQVAVNTAMIQRLGGGGVADLGLVEDTNMPLSNAEDLDELERRLISDVDLKNQLVNILAILGGKTTKDAVKRMLGRAFRRSLALQINWTGAAGKIAFKSLNLKSVLHRAVRRVVTTATEEELQKEVSLYLKGAADREGGRKDRKGW encoded by the exons ATGACAATCGGAATCTCCCCCCGCCTCCAAAAATCCCAAGAgcaccagcaaaaaaaaaaaactattccaAATTCAG AGTTGACCACCGTTACTGCTCTGCCAGTAGCACCACCGCTCTTCCGCTCCAGCCATGCCG CATACAGTGAGCCTGGCAGAAGACATTGTGGAG AATTGACAGGTCCGACCTTTATTTTGCCGCCTCCACCACAGCACCcagcaacatttttcaactccATCGATGCCG AGTTGACCACCGTTACTGCTCTGCCAGTAGCACCACCGCTCTTCCGCTCCAGCCATGCCG AGTTAACAAGTCAGACCACCACTCCTCCGTCAACTTCGCCCACATCTCTGCCAGTACCACCCCAGCAAG aTTTTTACAGACTTGTTCTGCAGCACCTCCGCACAATtgaggaggagctgaaggaggtgaAGCAGCAGGTGGCGGTCAACACAGCCATGATACAGAgactaggtggtggtggtgtggcagATCTCGGCCTTGTGGAAGACACCAACATGCCATTGAGCAATGCCGAGGACCTGGACGAGCTGGAGAGGCGGCTTATATCTGATGTGGACCTAAAAAATCAACTG GTGAACATACTTGCTATTTTGGGAGGGAAAACCACCAAAGACGCAGTGAAGAGGATGCTGGGCCGGGCTTTCAGGAGGTCCCTGGCGCTCCAAATTAATTGGACTGGCGCAGCTGGAAAGATCGCTTTCAAGTCCCTAAACCTGAAGAGTGTGTTGCACA GAGCCGTTCGGAGAGTGGTAACCACAGCCACTGAAGAGGAGCTTCAAAAAGAAGTCTCCCTGTATTTGAAGGGGGCggctgacagggagggagggagaaaagacAGAAAAGGGTGGTGA